A genomic region of Pseudopipra pipra isolate bDixPip1 chromosome W, bDixPip1.hap1, whole genome shotgun sequence contains the following coding sequences:
- the LOC135406330 gene encoding serine/threonine-protein kinase pim-1-like, whose product MAPAVPLCRAGPPRPRPWAARRGPALARLPARRLWRCWALLWGGLWGGLWGGFWGGLWGGFWDGLWDGLWDGFWDGLWGGLGLAAPWLRPARARRLPGPAGDAGAAAAAASSAGSPGRAPPPLPAAGGEARPGPLEGRSGAVPGPGPNADGHVSPARKAKGPLQKRYRLGSLLGSGGFGRVYAGTRLADGAPVAIKAVPRDLIRRWGELPDGTLAPLEIVLLDKVSNGFRGVIQLLEWFELPNSFLLVMERPERSRDLSRVITAWRFLPEEMAWGLFRQVLKAVRHCTSCGVLHRDIKPQNILLDLATGEAKLLDFGCATFLQDTIYTQFAGTPSYSPPEWICFRRYRGEAATVWSLGILLYQMVCGKHPFCRGTNTIWDQLPFPPRVSRGCQHLIRWCLSIRPSDRPSLEDLLCHPWVQGIHLL is encoded by the exons ATGGCCCCGGCCGTTCCCCTctgccgggcggggccgccccgtcccCGGCCCTGGGCGGCCCGGCGCGGTCCCGCCCTCGCCCGGCTCCCGGCGCGCCGGTTGTGGCGCTGCTGGGCGCTCCTGTGGGGCGGGCTGTGGGGCGGGCTGTGGGGCGGGTTTTGGGGCGGGCTATGGGGCGGGTTTTGGGATgggctgtgggacgggctgtGGGACGGGTTTTGGGACGGGCTGTGGGGCGGGCTCGGCCTCGCCGCCCCTTGGCTCCGCCCGGCTCGAGCCCGGCgcctgccggggccggcgggggacgcgggcgccgcggccgctgccgcctcctcgGCGGGTTCCCCGGGCAGAGctccgccgccgctgcccgctgcGGGTGGGgaagcccggcccgggccgctCGAGGGGCGCtcgggggccgtgccgggccccggccCGAACGCTGACGGCCACGTCTCGCCCGCGCGGAAGGCGAAGGGGCCCCTGCAGAAGCGCTACCGGCTGGGTTCGCTGCTGGGCAGCGGCGGCTTCGGCCGCGTCTACGCGGGGACCCGCCTGGCGGACGGAGCCCCG GTGGCCATCAAAGCCGTGCCCCGGGATCTCATCCGGCGCTGGGGCGAGCTG CCCGACGGCACCCTGGCACCCCTGGAGATCGTGCTGCTGGACAAGGTGTCCAATGGCTTTCGTGGTGTCatccagctcctggagtggTTCGAGCTCCCCAACAGTTTCTTGTTGGTGATGGAGCGTCCGGAGCGCTCTCGGGACCTCTCTCGCGTAATCACGGCGTGGAGGTTCCTGCCGGAGGAGATGGCGTGGGGGCTGTTCCGCCAGGTGCTGAAGGCCGTGCGGCACTGCACCAGCTGCGGCGTCCTGCACCGGGACATCAAGCCCCAGAACATCCTCCTCGACCTGGCCACTGGTGAGGCGAAGCTCCTTGACTTTGGATGTGCCACCTTCCTTCAGGACACGATCTACACCCAGTTTGCAG GAACACCGTCATACAGCCCGCCAGAGTGGATCTGCTTCAGACGCTACCGCGGCGAGGCGGCCACGGTCTggtccctgggcatcctgctctACCAGATGGTCTGCGGGAAGCACCCGTTCTGCAGAGGCACCAACACCATCTGGGACCAGCTCCCGTTCCCACCACGGGTCTCTCGAG GGTGCCAGCACCTTATCAGGTGGTGTTTGTCCATCCGCCCCTCGGACAGGCCATCATTGGAAGACCTATTGTGCCATCCTTGGGTGCAGGGCATTCACCTGCTCTAG